In Vitis riparia cultivar Riparia Gloire de Montpellier isolate 1030 chromosome 19, EGFV_Vit.rip_1.0, whole genome shotgun sequence, the following proteins share a genomic window:
- the LOC117908323 gene encoding uncharacterized protein LOC117908323, translating to MLSTPFCSHIIHYEPPRGFLVPKFSTYDGSSDPFDHIMHYRQLMTLDIGNDSLLCKVFPASLQGQTLSWFHRLPPNSVDNFRDLSEAFVGQYLCSARHKQNISTLQNIKMKDNESLREFVKRFGQAVLQVEACSMDAVLQIFKRSIYPGTPFFESLAKKPPTTMDDLFRLANKYSMLENDVRAATQQVLVAGHPSKDSTERSAKLPDRPRPSDRRQEGPSRPEMPPLTPLSITYKKLLPMIQSMPDFRWPKPLGSDPSKRDHNKKCAYHKEHGHTTETCRSLQYLVERLIKAGHLRQYLRSDAGGRGASQNHNSGTPTVPAAPKAVINYINGGPSDEELNSKRKRQKLLREAMVRERVNSIWPEITEEGPRPIDGTITFPPVDPTRILRLHRDALILSLGMDKFDVRRILIDPGSSADLVQASVISHMGHNLVGLENPGRILSGFNGASTISLGDIVLPVQAGPITLNVQFSVVQDLSPFNVILGRIWLHCMKAIPSTYHQMVSFLTEDGQINLYGSQLAACQCYQIAREAGTSQENEPPPPPLSPLTHLTNSSHCVRQTKIPR from the coding sequence atgctctccacgcctttctgCTCTCATATCATTCATTACGAGCCCCCTAGGGGATTCCTCGTACCAAAATTCTCCACATACGATGGGTCCAGCGATCCTttcgaccatatcatgcattatcgacAGCTCATGACTCTCGATATAGGCAACGACTCGCTGCTGTGCAAAGTATTCCCCGCCAGCCTACAAGGGCAGACCCTCTCATGGTTCCATCGCCTACCTCCCAACTCTGTTGACAATTTCAGAGATCTATCGGAAGCCTTCGTAGGGCAATACTTATGCTCCGCTCGACATAAGCAGAATATCAGCAccttgcaaaacataaaaatgaaggataatGAATCCTTGAGGGAATTCGTGAAGCGATTTGGTCAGGCTGTCCTACAAGTGGAGGCTTGCAGCATGGACGCTGTCCTACAGATCTTCAAGCGAAGCATCTATCCAGGCACTCCATTTTTTGAGTCACTAGCTAAGAAGCCTCCAACGACGATGGACGACTTATTTCGACTTGCGAACAAATACTCAATGCTTGAAAATGACGTACGGGCAGCCACCCAGCAAGTGTTGGTTGCCGGACATCCGTCCAAGGATAGTACAGAAAGAAGTGCCAAACTTCCGGACAGGCCAAGGCCATCTGACCGAAGGCAAGAAGGACCAAGTCGCCCGGAAATGCCACCCCTCACACCTCTCTCCATAACTTATAAGAAGCTTCTCCCTATGATCCAAAGCATGCCCGATTTTAGGTGGCCTAAACCCCTCGGATCGGATCCATCCAAAAGGGATCATAACAAAAAATGCGCTTACCACAAGGAGCATGGCCACACAACGGAGACATGCAGAAGCCTCCAATATTTGGTGGAAAGGCTTATAAAGGCGGGACACCTGAGGCAATACCTCCGCTCAGACGCCGGAGGTAGAGGCGCTTCCCAGAACCACAACTCTGGAACCCCTACGGTTCCAGCCGCCCCCAAAGCTGTCATAAACTACATCAATGGAGGCCCATCGGATGAGGAGCTCAACTCCAAACGAAAAAGGCAGAAATTGTTACGGGAAGCAATGGTGCGTGAGCGTGTCAACTCCATCTGGCCTGAGATAACCGAAGAAGGTCCTCGCCCTATAGACGGGACGATCACTTTCCCACCAGTAGACCCCACACGGATATTACGACTGCACCGTGATGCCCTCATTCTATCCTTGGGGATGGACAAATTCGACGTAAGACGCATCTTAATTGACCCAGGCAGCTCAGCCGATCTGGTACAAGCATCGGTCATAAGCCACATGGGACACAATTTAGTTGGTCTCGAAAACCCTGGAAGAATCCTGTCCGGATTCAACGGGGCATCAACTATTTCCTTGGGAGACATTGTGCTGCCAGTCCAAGCTGGCCCAATCACTCTTAACGTTCAATTTTCGGTGGTACAAGatttatcacccttcaatgTTATCTTGGGGCGCATATGGCTGCACTGCATGAAAGCTATCCCCTCCACATATCATcaaatggtaagtttccttacCGAGGATGGGCAAATCAACCTATACGGCAGCCAGCTAGCCGCTTGCCAATGCTACCAGATAGCAAGAGAAGCAGGGACCAGTCAGGAGAAtgaacccccccccccccccctgaGTCCACTCACGCACTTGACCAATAGCAGTCACTGTGTCCGGCAGACAAAGATCCCCCGGTAG